In Acipenser ruthenus chromosome 16, fAciRut3.2 maternal haplotype, whole genome shotgun sequence, the following proteins share a genomic window:
- the LOC117411804 gene encoding lysophosphatidic acid receptor 4-like has protein sequence MAGTDNSSSGSCLIDDSFKYNLYAAVYSVVFALGLITNCASLFVFCFRMKLRNETTLFMTNLAVSDLLFVFTLPFKIFYNLNRHWPFGDELCKVSGTAFLTNIYGSMLFLTCISVDRFLAIVYPFRSRSIRTRCNAGIVCAGVWLLVLGGGISVSFFSTTIVSNTSTTCFEGFSKSTWRTYLSKITIFIELVGFLIPLLLNLACSSMVLRTLRKPATLCQIGTNKERVLRMIVVHVAIFVVCFVPYNSILFLYAMVRSQAVASCRLERFVRTFYPITLCIATLNCCFDPFVYYFTSESFQKSFSHGKVQLKMDNAFRSEVPLSSKDSLPSIQEEGVVADRTEVNGRKLVLESQF, from the coding sequence ATGGCGGGCACAGACAATAGCAGCAGTGGCAGTTGCTTGATTGATGATTCCTTTAAGTACAACCTGTACGCGGCTGTCTACAGCGTGGTCTTTGCCCTCGGACTGATCACCAACTGTGCCTCCCTTTTTGTCTTCTGCTTCCGCATGAAGCTCCGCAATGAGACCACCCTTTTTATGACCAACCTGGCTGTCTCAGACTTGCTTTTCGTCTTCACTCTGCCCTTCAAGATCTTTTACAACCTGAACCGCCACTGGCCCTTTGGAGATGAGCTTTGCAAGGTATCAGGGACGGCCTTTCTCACCAATATCTACGGCAGCATGCTCTTCCTTACCTGCATCAGTGTGGACCGCTTCCTGGCCATCGTCTACCCTTTCCGTTCTCGTTCCATAAGAACCAGGTGCAATGCCGGGATTGTGTGTGCCGGGGTCTGGCTGCTTGTCCTGGGAGGTGGGATCTCTGTTTCTTTCTTCTCCACCACCATTGTGTCCAACACTAGCACCACCTGCTTTGAGGGCTTCTCCAAGTCAACCTGGCGGACATACCTGTCCAAGATCACGATCTTCATTGAGCTGGTTGGCTTCCTCATCCCTCTGCTCCTCAACCTGGCTTGTTCTTCAATGGTACTCCGGACGCTTCGCAAGCCTGCCACCCTCTGCCAGATTGGAACCAACAAGGAGCGTGTGCTCCGGATGATTGTGGTGCACGTAGCTATCTTCGTGGTCTGCTTCGTTCCCTACAACTCAATCCTCTTTCTCTACGCCATGGTGCGCTCCCAGGCAGTGGCCAGCTGCAGACTGGAGAGGTTCGTCCGGACCTTTTACCCCATCACACTCTGCATCGCCACCCTCAACTGCTGCTTCGACCCTTTTGTCTATTACTTCACCTCTGAGTCCTTCCAGAAGTCCTTCAGCCACGGCAAGGTACAGCTCAAGATGGACAACGCGTTCAGGAGCGAGGTTCCCCTCTCCAGCAAGGACAGTCTGCCGTCCATTCAGGAGGAAGGGGTGGTAGCTGACAGGACAGAAGTCAATGGCAGAAAATTAGTATTAGAGTCACAGTTCTGA